One genomic region from Podarcis raffonei isolate rPodRaf1 chromosome Z, rPodRaf1.pri, whole genome shotgun sequence encodes:
- the LOC128406656 gene encoding P2Y purinoceptor 2-like, whose translation MNTSNVTQCQPEGIHFALPVILGIVSVGGLVFNSISLWIFWFAIKRWNSGIMLQFNLALVDIIVLPVMPLMVAYFSLGNHWPFRQFVCQLQVFLLSTHLYGSIFFLMLISIHRYQAIVHYNAKTLWRKKSALKKLVMVFWAFLFLQGLPLFFFLKTSVIGNSVKCLSIYQSELTYLYLAYGIFLGIFCFLIPFGISLVSYVMLWAYIAKISQANLRGQVMKTKSKQMITIALVIFATCFTPLHICGSMASIVRYYGVSCKVLYHIEVTYYISLVFSMVNCCLDPFIYNFANEKFHRLFSNSLRGLLVSK comes from the coding sequence ATGAACACCAGCAACGTGACACAATGCCAGCCAGAGGGGATCCACTTTGCCCTCCCAGTAATTTTGGGCATCGTCTCAGTGGGCGGGTTGGTCTTCAACAGCATCAGCCTCTGGATCTTCTGGTTTGCCATCAAGCGCTGGAATTCTGGCATCATGCTTCAGTTCAACCTGGCCTTGGTAGACATCATTGTCCTTCCGGTCATGCCATTGATGGTGGCCTATTTCAGCTTGGGAAACCACTGGCCCTTTAGGCAGTTTGTCTGCCAGCTTCAAGTTTTCCTGCTCAGCACCCACCTGTATGGAAGCATCTTCTTCCTCATGCTCATCAGCATCCACAGGTACCAAGCCATTGTCCACTACAACGCCAAGACCCTCTGGAGGAAGAAGTCTGCCTTGAAAAAGCTGGTCATGGTCTTCTGGGCTTTCCTCTTCCTGCAGGGACTtccactcttcttcttcctcaagaCTTCAGTCATCGGCAACTCGGTCAAGTGCCTGAGCATCTACCAGTCAGAGCTGACCTATCTCTACCTAGCCTATGGCATCTTCCTGGGGATCTTCTGCTTCCTCATTCCCTTTGGCATCTCTCTGGTGTCCTACGTGATGCTGTGGGCCTACATTGCTAAAATCAGTCAAGCCAATCTCCGAGGCCAGGTAATGAAGACTAAGTCGAAGCAGATGATCACCATTGCCCTGGTCATCTTTGCCACCTGCTTCACACCCCTCCACATCTGTGGGTCCATGGCTTCCATTGTGAGATATTATGGCGTGTCCTGCAAGGTTCTGTACCACATAGAAGTCACCTATTACATTTCTTTGGTCTTCAGCATGGTCAACTGTTGCTTAGATCCCTTCATCTACAACTTTGCCAACGAGAAATTTCACAGGCTCTTTTCCAATTCCCTAAGAGGATTATTGGTGTCCAAGTGA